The following coding sequences lie in one Vibrio sp. BS-M-Sm-2 genomic window:
- the rdrA gene encoding antiviral RADAR system adenosine triphosphatase RdrA: MTGILKLNYIKAEYLDDYSDSSGEFWQCEAQESLINKLEITLREAKEYKENRKKDNNKTWLSHNAILVSGQRGTGKTVFLRNCEKLWKKSCKKENIQEEELKFLNVIDPTMLVNNDHFSNVIIAQIYYVVEKKIKRSSGCHGVSSVSEQEKSHFYNSLKKLADALGKKDDFNGHSGIDKILQYNSGIQIENYFHLFIESAINLLGCQALVLPIDDVDMALGRAFEVVDDVRRLLGCPYIIPIVSGDMRLYEQMTNVHFDSNAYDSKSKNEGLTDEGKDVSKELTTSYLTKVFPNQMRIGLQPITQIIPKLRIVPHLSGGLRIVEYYNLIFNRFYFLCSNEEVINNWPEPESARELTQLVRSINPEVLRDESINPVWMAYQSWAAQKKNGVSFTNAMSWFTLNNLDKDSSFNIESLIAFNPKMQMSKDRYPWANKCFFDSQKDSLNSMFSLQPKQVSAQLNGNLSILESAYNEKSYTLRSMPPYEFFDDKKYVTQGAIKNTNSSLSEERKSKSNLLLDVYTYGDYYSTLSNTYQYVFCSRAFELILFSFVNKSVDVEKDIYNILGRRPFYSIFNANPTKVIQDGDYEEEVEKESDSKRSSAKILSGEINEWKVNNRELFEEINSSDLISIFSFMFNKTFSALNLYKSKKNYSDEHLTDLARRFELILVNSAMTASIKGNAINANVAQTDNYNTLRDYNEFEKYDRTITRNEEKLRSESKDDSKWNVKFIDALWEHPIFKLNNSKGNLHSQFSLGKGELEGKLVKLRKDFELKELKQVSTLKNRLDALDGKNKNKLDAFIKDNRITNNTILVEPKELNANLLKAIQLYVEGDDA; the protein is encoded by the coding sequence ATGACAGGTATATTAAAATTAAATTACATAAAAGCTGAATATCTAGATGATTATTCAGATTCCAGTGGTGAATTTTGGCAGTGTGAGGCGCAAGAAAGTTTAATTAATAAACTTGAAATTACATTGCGAGAAGCTAAAGAGTATAAAGAGAATAGAAAGAAAGATAATAACAAAACATGGTTATCTCACAATGCAATTCTTGTTTCTGGTCAGAGAGGTACCGGGAAAACTGTGTTTTTGAGGAATTGTGAGAAGTTGTGGAAAAAATCTTGTAAAAAAGAAAATATACAGGAAGAAGAACTTAAATTTCTAAACGTAATTGACCCAACAATGCTTGTAAATAACGATCATTTTTCTAACGTAATAATCGCTCAAATTTATTATGTAGTTGAAAAAAAGATTAAACGTTCAAGTGGATGCCATGGTGTAAGTTCTGTTAGTGAGCAAGAAAAGTCGCATTTCTATAACTCACTAAAAAAATTAGCAGATGCGCTTGGAAAGAAAGATGACTTTAATGGTCATTCAGGAATTGATAAAATTCTACAATATAATTCTGGTATTCAAATTGAAAACTATTTCCATTTGTTTATAGAGTCGGCAATTAATTTATTGGGTTGCCAAGCTCTGGTGCTACCAATTGATGATGTAGATATGGCGCTTGGTCGAGCATTTGAAGTTGTAGATGATGTGCGTCGTTTACTTGGGTGTCCATATATTATACCTATTGTTAGCGGTGACATGCGTTTATATGAACAAATGACAAATGTCCATTTTGATAGCAATGCTTATGATAGTAAATCTAAAAATGAAGGTTTAACTGATGAAGGAAAGGATGTATCGAAGGAGTTGACTACATCTTACTTAACAAAAGTTTTCCCAAATCAAATGCGAATTGGTTTGCAGCCGATAACACAAATTATACCAAAGCTAAGAATTGTGCCTCACTTAAGTGGCGGTTTAAGAATAGTTGAATATTATAATTTAATATTTAACCGATTTTATTTTTTATGTTCAAATGAAGAGGTTATAAATAATTGGCCTGAACCAGAGTCTGCACGAGAACTAACACAACTAGTACGTTCTATTAATCCTGAAGTATTACGTGATGAAAGTATTAATCCAGTATGGATGGCTTACCAAAGTTGGGCTGCACAAAAGAAAAACGGTGTTTCTTTTACTAACGCAATGTCATGGTTTACGCTTAATAATTTAGATAAGGATTCTTCTTTTAATATTGAATCTCTAATTGCATTTAACCCTAAAATGCAAATGAGCAAAGACCGATATCCTTGGGCTAACAAATGTTTTTTTGATTCCCAAAAAGATTCTTTAAATTCAATGTTTTCATTACAACCCAAGCAGGTGTCAGCTCAACTAAATGGTAATTTATCTATACTGGAGAGTGCATATAATGAAAAAAGTTATACTTTACGAAGTATGCCACCTTATGAGTTTTTTGACGACAAAAAGTATGTTACACAAGGGGCAATAAAAAACACGAATTCCTCCTTGTCTGAAGAGCGTAAAAGTAAATCTAATCTATTACTAGATGTTTATACATATGGTGACTATTATTCAACACTATCAAATACATACCAATATGTATTTTGTAGTCGTGCATTTGAATTGATTTTATTTTCGTTCGTAAATAAGTCTGTAGATGTCGAAAAAGATATTTATAATATTCTTGGTCGTAGACCATTTTATTCAATATTTAATGCAAATCCAACTAAAGTTATTCAGGATGGCGACTATGAAGAAGAGGTTGAAAAAGAAAGTGATTCTAAGCGCTCTTCTGCAAAGATTCTGTCAGGAGAAATTAATGAGTGGAAGGTAAATAATAGAGAATTATTTGAAGAAATAAATTCAAGTGATCTTATATCCATATTTTCATTTATGTTTAATAAGACATTTTCTGCGCTAAATTTATATAAATCTAAGAAGAATTACTCCGACGAGCATTTGACGGATTTAGCAAGACGTTTTGAATTGATTCTTGTTAACTCAGCAATGACAGCATCGATTAAAGGTAATGCAATAAATGCTAATGTTGCTCAAACAGATAATTATAATACATTACGAGATTATAATGAATTTGAGAAGTATGACCGGACAATTACTCGTAATGAAGAGAAGTTAAGGTCTGAGTCAAAGGATGATAGTAAATGGAATGTAAAGTTCATAGATGCTCTATGGGAACATCCAATATTTAAGTTAAATAATTCAAAAGGTAATTTGCATTCACAGTTTTCTTTGGGGAAAGGAGAGTTGGAAGGTAAATTGGTGAAGTTAAGAAAAGATTTTGAACTTAAAGAGCTTAAGCAAGTATCTACACTTAAAAATAGATTAGACGCATTAGATGGAAAAAATAAAAACAAATTAGATGCCTTTATTAAAGACAATAGAATAACAAATAATACTATATTAGTTGAACCAAAAGAATTAAACGCTAACTTATTAAAAGCAATACAGTTATATGTAGAGGGTGATGATGCTTAA
- a CDS encoding type I restriction endonuclease subunit R, whose protein sequence is MSLKFTEAKLEQAIIELLGEQGYPHVVGEQIAREDKEQVLILDDLRRYLAKQYRGDGITESEIDTIVRMISTLPASDLYHSNKTFCQWLTNGFLFKREDRSKKDLYIELIDTRHLAQALRLMFVPLLENKSKPDNSDREVAEGKVTYLETNRLEPTDTNIYKIVNQLEIEGVDEQVRIPDGILYVNGLPLVVFEFKSAVREKDATIFDAWKQICIRYRRDIPKLFVYNAMCIISDGVNNKMGNLFAPYEFFYAWRKVTGNESTEKDGINSLYTMIAGLFNQTRLLDVVKNFVFFPDTSKKEIKICCRYPQYYAARKLYYNIDKERKPYGSGKGGTYFGATGCGKSFTMQFLSRLLMKSIDFESPTIVLITDRNDLDDQLSKQFCNASDYIGDEMVVPVKSRQDLRDKLQGIKSGGVFLTTIHKFTEDIELLSERTNIICISDEAHRSQVNLDKKVVIKYQDGIAVDVKETYGFAKYLHDSLPSATYVGFTGTPIDATLDVFGDPVDSYTMTESVNDEITVRIVYEGRAAKVILDNSKLEEVEKYYQACAEAGTNEHQIEESKKASANMNAILGDPDRIEALAKDFVEHYEGRVKEGSTIKGKAMFVCASREIAFDFYKQVKILRPEWFEEKLSIDGVELTDKEKEELKPLAMVQMVMTRGKDDDPDQYSLLGTKEYRKSLDQQFKSPKSNFKIAIVVDMWLTGFDVPELDTIYIDKPLQKHNLIQTISRVNRKFEGKAKGLVVDYIGIKSRMNQALAMYSKADETNFEDIRFSVIEVKNHLDLLRQMFHKFDTSGYYTGEPCKQLECLNQSAEYILQTKKGETRFMALVGRMKAAYDVCCGSELLSQQERDQIHFYIAVRSIIFKLTKGDAPDTAQMNKRVRELVAEALRADGVEEIFTIGDEHAEAIDIFDEDYLARINKIKLPNTKIQLLQKLLEKAISDFKKVNQLQGMNFSKRFQSLVEQYNERRENDVLNGEEFDTFSQEMTDIIFDIVKEMGSFEDLGIDLEEKAFLDILNHMRKKYDFTYDDGKMLELAKEMKITVDNVAQYPDWAGRDDIKAKLKVDLILLLHKYGFPPVANDEVYKGVLEQAENYKKNR, encoded by the coding sequence ATGAGCTTAAAATTTACTGAAGCCAAACTCGAACAGGCCATTATTGAGCTATTGGGTGAGCAAGGCTACCCACACGTAGTGGGTGAACAAATAGCGCGTGAAGACAAAGAGCAAGTACTCATTCTAGATGACTTACGCCGCTACCTTGCCAAGCAGTACCGAGGCGATGGTATAACCGAGAGCGAAATCGACACCATTGTGCGTATGATCTCAACGTTGCCTGCCAGTGATTTGTACCATAGCAATAAGACCTTCTGCCAATGGCTAACTAATGGCTTCTTGTTTAAGCGTGAAGATCGCTCAAAGAAAGACCTCTATATTGAGTTAATCGATACAAGACATTTGGCACAAGCCTTGCGCTTGATGTTTGTCCCGCTGCTAGAGAATAAATCTAAACCAGATAACTCTGATAGAGAAGTTGCTGAAGGTAAGGTTACGTACTTAGAAACAAATCGGTTAGAACCGACTGACACCAATATCTATAAAATCGTTAACCAGCTAGAGATTGAGGGTGTCGATGAACAAGTTCGAATCCCTGATGGCATTCTTTATGTGAACGGCTTACCGCTGGTGGTGTTTGAGTTCAAAAGTGCCGTGCGAGAGAAAGACGCGACCATTTTTGATGCTTGGAAGCAAATCTGCATTCGCTATCGCCGTGATATTCCTAAGCTGTTCGTCTACAACGCGATGTGCATCATTAGTGATGGTGTGAACAACAAAATGGGCAACCTGTTTGCGCCTTATGAGTTCTTCTACGCATGGCGCAAAGTAACGGGCAACGAGTCTACCGAAAAAGACGGTATTAATTCCCTCTACACCATGATTGCCGGGTTGTTTAACCAAACTCGATTACTTGATGTAGTGAAGAACTTTGTCTTCTTCCCTGATACCTCTAAGAAAGAGATAAAAATCTGTTGTCGTTACCCGCAGTACTACGCAGCGCGTAAGCTTTACTACAACATAGACAAAGAGCGTAAGCCATACGGTAGTGGTAAAGGCGGTACTTACTTTGGTGCAACAGGGTGTGGTAAGAGCTTTACCATGCAGTTTCTATCTCGCCTATTGATGAAAAGCATCGATTTTGAAAGCCCGACCATTGTACTTATTACCGACCGCAACGATCTCGATGACCAGCTTTCTAAACAGTTCTGTAATGCCTCTGATTACATTGGTGATGAGATGGTAGTGCCAGTTAAAAGCCGTCAAGATTTAAGAGATAAGCTACAAGGCATCAAGAGTGGTGGTGTGTTCCTGACTACCATTCATAAGTTCACCGAAGACATCGAATTGCTTTCAGAGCGTACAAACATCATCTGTATTTCTGATGAAGCGCACCGTTCACAGGTCAACCTCGATAAGAAAGTGGTGATCAAATATCAAGATGGTATAGCCGTCGATGTGAAAGAGACATACGGCTTTGCTAAGTATCTGCACGATTCTCTACCAAGCGCGACTTACGTTGGTTTCACCGGAACACCGATTGATGCCACCCTTGATGTATTCGGTGATCCAGTAGACAGCTACACCATGACAGAATCTGTTAATGATGAAATTACGGTTCGTATTGTTTATGAAGGCCGAGCCGCTAAAGTCATTCTTGATAACAGCAAGCTTGAAGAGGTAGAGAAATACTACCAAGCGTGCGCAGAAGCTGGCACTAATGAACATCAGATAGAAGAGAGCAAGAAAGCTTCTGCCAATATGAACGCGATCCTTGGTGACCCTGACCGTATTGAAGCTTTGGCGAAAGACTTTGTTGAACATTATGAAGGGCGAGTTAAAGAAGGTTCTACGATAAAGGGCAAGGCGATGTTTGTCTGTGCGAGTCGTGAAATCGCGTTTGATTTTTATAAGCAAGTCAAAATCTTAAGGCCAGAATGGTTTGAGGAAAAGCTATCAATTGATGGCGTCGAGCTGACTGATAAAGAGAAAGAAGAGTTAAAGCCACTTGCGATGGTGCAAATGGTGATGACGCGCGGCAAAGACGATGATCCTGATCAGTACAGCCTGTTAGGAACCAAGGAATATCGAAAATCGCTCGACCAGCAGTTTAAGAGTCCTAAGTCGAATTTCAAAATAGCCATTGTAGTCGACATGTGGTTAACAGGTTTTGACGTTCCTGAATTGGATACTATCTACATCGATAAGCCGTTGCAGAAACACAACCTGATTCAAACCATCTCACGTGTTAACCGTAAGTTTGAAGGCAAGGCGAAAGGGCTAGTTGTCGATTACATTGGTATCAAGTCGCGAATGAATCAAGCCTTAGCGATGTATTCAAAGGCTGATGAGACTAACTTTGAAGATATTCGCTTTTCCGTTATTGAGGTGAAGAACCATCTCGATCTGTTAAGGCAGATGTTCCACAAATTCGATACGTCAGGTTATTACACAGGAGAGCCGTGTAAGCAGCTAGAGTGTCTTAATCAGTCGGCAGAATACATTCTTCAAACCAAGAAAGGCGAAACCCGATTCATGGCTTTAGTTGGCCGTATGAAGGCGGCTTATGATGTTTGTTGTGGTAGTGAATTGTTATCTCAGCAAGAGCGCGACCAAATTCACTTCTATATCGCAGTGCGCTCTATCATCTTTAAGCTAACCAAAGGTGATGCACCAGACACGGCACAAATGAATAAGCGTGTTCGAGAGTTAGTGGCAGAAGCACTCCGTGCCGATGGAGTAGAAGAGATCTTTACCATTGGTGATGAGCACGCCGAAGCTATCGATATTTTTGACGAAGATTACCTAGCTCGTATCAACAAGATTAAGTTGCCTAACACCAAGATTCAGTTGCTTCAAAAGCTACTAGAGAAGGCGATAAGTGACTTTAAAAAGGTCAACCAGCTACAAGGGATGAATTTCTCTAAGCGCTTCCAATCGCTGGTGGAGCAGTATAACGAACGTCGTGAAAATGATGTGTTGAATGGTGAGGAGTTCGATACTTTCTCTCAAGAAATGACCGACATTATCTTTGATATCGTGAAAGAAATGGGCTCGTTTGAAGACCTAGGCATCGACCTAGAAGAGAAAGCGTTCCTCGATATCTTGAATCACATGCGTAAGAAGTACGATTTCACTTACGACGATGGCAAGATGCTCGAACTGGCGAAGGAAATGAAAATTACCGTAGACAATGTCGCTCAATACCCAGACTGGGCAGGCCGCGATGATATCAAAGCTAAGTTGAAAGTGGATTTAATCTTACTGCTACACAAATACGGCTTCCCACCAGTCGCCAACGATGAAGTATACAAAGGCGTGCTAGAGCAGGCTGAGAATTATAAGAAGAACCGATAA
- a CDS encoding (deoxy)nucleoside triphosphate pyrophosphohydrolase, translating into MVKNIEVVAAIIQHEGKTLCVQRGPSKLAYIHEKFEFPGGKVEVGEQREEAIKRELKEELHLNIEHVDYVMTVEHTYPDFHITMHAYLCPVENRKIVLTEHIEALWLNLDELTSLDWAEADVPIVAKLQAN; encoded by the coding sequence TTGGTAAAAAACATAGAAGTAGTGGCGGCCATTATTCAACATGAAGGCAAAACTTTGTGTGTTCAGCGCGGTCCTTCAAAGTTAGCTTATATCCATGAGAAGTTTGAATTTCCCGGCGGGAAAGTGGAAGTAGGTGAGCAGAGAGAAGAAGCCATTAAAAGAGAGTTGAAAGAAGAGCTTCATCTAAATATCGAACATGTAGATTATGTCATGACGGTTGAACATACTTACCCTGATTTTCATATCACGATGCACGCTTACTTATGTCCTGTCGAAAACCGAAAGATAGTACTTACTGAGCATATTGAAGCATTGTGGTTAAATCTCGATGAGCTAACTTCTTTAGATTGGGCCGAAGCTGATGTTCCCATCGTTGCAAAGTTGCAAGCAAACTGA
- the rdrB gene encoding antiviral RADAR system adenosine deaminase RdrB, with protein MMLKASDESIAYASLLVSDRFLFNEAGIDKQSLLLQEKSIFDYQPYISRMLRNEDVTALIFSFNLDQISLKKLLSLLVEKYLIWQGNRFEVKSNYLEEWLELASLIDVSWIVAKAYSDLAHDYDISEQEIITCIKNHQCPTALQQSKGKKGFADNHVHQGGHGHTGPSLLSFSLYGVEVNGKIKWPRRPESTLFESEKYKKSDLPKWSALLGDNLAAFAFDNDYTRINELHIKPDINIEFKGDAISYIERGDCANFTQHCLSQANCLLIPSANRWLLFCTGLISLSNKADKALETYIRISNILRNYMIVMGVGLGQFVESFRFPLRRQRSLASQDIVGLDAFKSDISKETVREFRVSPNFAIGSNSFPADPKALKASLEVLYKESLTERVHFVLHFTRSGKREDKRQSKFRGNIKNQVRLLQQFHGSVSFSDSEVKAFRIESENESLQVDLRKAIRGYDVAGNENDLPIEVFAPALRVLRSAKHSSQSLFTTRYQRPFLTIHAGEDYSHLLSGLRAIDEAVYFCDYQSGDRIGHGLALGVSPILWAQRQQTAYVTIGEHLDNLVWCFQKSLEVIQKVPKFTGVLHLLQEKINFWSGYLYEEEHSCRSLYEAWKLRRNCPYALNLDKLSTDMPPVIDAKNPLFRDWIIDFDQIQCNASNQKAFALWQKYILAELDERFFDRREKPVIIHCNPKQGFEPFGYKYGTYFDSISAAELELYEAIQDLQMEKYGSQEIVFEACPTSNIYIGRFEHYHEHPIYRWNPPIESWLNAGERFNKFGLRRGSISVCVNTDDSALMPTSIQNEHRVLQRAAVDHFGVGANKAEYWINRIRQKGVEVFEENHLDWVN; from the coding sequence ATGATGCTTAAAGCTAGTGATGAAAGTATCGCTTACGCTTCCTTACTTGTATCTGACCGTTTTTTATTTAATGAGGCTGGTATTGATAAGCAAAGTTTACTATTACAAGAAAAAAGTATTTTTGACTATCAACCGTATATATCAAGAATGCTAAGAAATGAAGATGTTACGGCTCTTATTTTTTCATTTAACCTTGATCAGATTAGTTTGAAAAAATTATTATCTTTATTGGTTGAGAAGTATTTAATCTGGCAGGGTAATCGTTTTGAGGTTAAGTCAAATTATCTTGAAGAGTGGTTAGAATTAGCCTCTCTAATTGATGTTAGTTGGATTGTTGCAAAAGCTTATAGTGATTTAGCTCATGATTATGATATTAGTGAACAGGAGATTATAACTTGTATTAAAAATCATCAGTGCCCTACGGCTCTTCAGCAATCAAAAGGAAAGAAGGGTTTTGCTGATAATCATGTTCATCAAGGTGGGCATGGGCATACAGGTCCATCTTTATTGAGCTTTTCATTATATGGAGTAGAGGTAAACGGTAAAATTAAGTGGCCAAGGAGACCAGAAAGCACTTTATTTGAAAGTGAAAAATATAAAAAGAGTGATTTGCCTAAGTGGAGTGCTTTATTGGGTGATAATTTGGCAGCTTTTGCTTTTGATAATGATTATACGCGAATAAATGAACTACATATAAAGCCTGATATTAATATTGAGTTTAAGGGTGATGCGATTTCATATATTGAACGTGGTGATTGTGCTAATTTTACTCAACATTGTTTATCACAAGCTAATTGTTTATTAATTCCATCAGCGAATCGTTGGCTCTTATTCTGTACCGGCTTGATTTCTTTAAGTAACAAAGCAGATAAAGCTTTAGAAACCTATATTCGTATAAGCAATATTTTACGTAATTATATGATTGTAATGGGGGTTGGATTAGGCCAATTTGTAGAATCTTTTCGTTTTCCACTCCGTAGGCAGAGATCTTTAGCTTCGCAAGATATTGTTGGTCTTGATGCTTTTAAATCAGATATATCAAAAGAAACAGTAAGGGAGTTTAGAGTATCACCAAATTTTGCTATTGGGAGTAATAGCTTTCCGGCAGATCCGAAGGCGTTAAAGGCTAGTTTAGAAGTCCTCTATAAAGAATCATTAACAGAAAGGGTGCACTTTGTTTTGCATTTTACCAGAAGCGGTAAAAGGGAAGACAAAAGACAGTCTAAGTTTAGGGGTAATATAAAGAATCAAGTTAGGCTCCTTCAACAATTTCATGGTTCTGTTTCTTTTTCTGATAGCGAGGTAAAAGCATTTCGCATTGAAAGTGAGAATGAATCATTACAAGTTGATTTGCGTAAAGCAATACGTGGTTATGATGTGGCAGGTAATGAGAACGATTTACCAATTGAAGTATTTGCTCCTGCTTTGCGGGTTTTGCGTTCAGCTAAACACTCATCACAGAGCCTATTTACAACTCGTTATCAAAGACCATTTTTAACTATTCATGCAGGTGAAGATTATAGCCACTTGCTCTCTGGATTAAGAGCAATCGATGAAGCTGTGTATTTCTGTGATTATCAGTCAGGAGATCGAATCGGTCATGGGCTAGCACTCGGGGTATCGCCTATTTTGTGGGCCCAAAGACAACAAACGGCTTATGTCACAATAGGTGAACATTTAGACAACCTTGTTTGGTGCTTTCAGAAATCACTTGAAGTTATTCAAAAAGTTCCGAAATTTACTGGTGTTTTGCATTTACTGCAAGAGAAGATTAATTTCTGGTCAGGCTATCTTTACGAAGAGGAACATTCATGTCGAAGTTTATATGAAGCTTGGAAATTGAGGAGAAATTGCCCTTATGCATTAAACCTTGATAAGTTATCTACTGACATGCCTCCAGTTATAGATGCTAAGAACCCTTTATTCCGTGATTGGATAATAGATTTTGACCAAATACAATGCAACGCTAGTAATCAAAAGGCATTCGCACTTTGGCAAAAATACATATTAGCTGAGTTAGATGAACGCTTTTTTGATAGGCGTGAAAAACCAGTAATTATTCATTGTAATCCCAAGCAAGGTTTTGAGCCTTTTGGCTATAAGTATGGGACATATTTTGACTCTATATCAGCAGCAGAATTAGAGTTGTACGAAGCAATTCAAGATTTACAAATGGAAAAATACGGATCTCAAGAAATAGTATTCGAAGCTTGTCCAACATCAAATATATATATAGGGCGCTTTGAACATTATCATGAACATCCTATTTATCGTTGGAATCCACCTATTGAATCTTGGTTAAACGCGGGAGAACGTTTTAACAAGTTTGGTTTAAGGCGTGGTTCAATTTCAGTATGTGTAAATACAGATGATTCAGCATTAATGCCAACATCAATTCAGAATGAGCATAGAGTATTACAACGAGCAGCTGTTGATCATTTTGGGGTGGGAGCAAATAAAGCTGAGTACTGGATTAACCGCATCCGCCAAAAGGGCGTAGAAGTGTTTGAAGAGAATCATTTGGACTGGGTGAATTAA
- a CDS encoding DNA/RNA helicase domain-containing protein, which translates to MTYCYANRIDVFLQEQEENWLANMCSEFGENFPGLELGELQKRAWVDCFRHLQKELSKRAQSDGYIIFEYALPMEGGRRPDVLLLVENKLFILEFKMKDRYQRADYDQLCGYYRDLCNYHHESAELEVIAGLVLTQSTGKLTDIESNISILSSDKLKAFLDKYLTGAPTNTDLKQWLESPYAPLPNLVDAAVEIFQNNPIEELKSAKSAGIYEALDELDKVTAWVESEGNRNRASVLTLVTGVPGAGKTLLGLEFVHRNKRGQFLSGNGPLVDVLQYALDDKTFVRALKDFKREYMKPRTTPHTNLVVFDEAQRMWDENKNKNYQMSEPSCIIRIADKDKDKDKTPCHYVALVGEGQEIYVGEEVGISLWCDALKSSEEPWIVFCPPALEHHFQFMSSNRVRVNPLLNLDQSLRAHSASLYPKWVEGVLNDKPDVALAKQTIKDGFNIYLTRDLEKAKRYCLNRYQNTNKKYGLLSSSDNIKYNKQPLGPWFHDDVSSSTSCCSFQRTISEFDCQGLELDMPVLIWAKDFLYNGSGWVLHKGNRNVQNPFQIKLNSYRVLMTRGRDGVVFYFPQEALFDETYEYFLSAGAQCL; encoded by the coding sequence ATGACTTATTGCTATGCAAATAGGATTGATGTTTTTCTTCAAGAACAAGAAGAAAACTGGTTGGCCAATATGTGTTCTGAGTTTGGTGAGAACTTCCCTGGCTTGGAGCTCGGTGAACTTCAGAAACGAGCTTGGGTTGATTGCTTTCGTCATCTTCAGAAAGAACTCTCCAAGCGTGCCCAATCTGATGGCTATATTATTTTTGAGTACGCTCTACCAATGGAAGGAGGGCGTAGACCCGATGTTCTGCTTCTTGTCGAAAATAAGCTATTCATTTTAGAATTCAAAATGAAGGATCGCTATCAGCGAGCGGATTATGATCAGCTGTGCGGCTATTATCGAGATCTCTGTAATTACCATCATGAAAGCGCTGAGCTAGAGGTGATTGCCGGTTTGGTTTTGACTCAATCCACCGGTAAATTAACGGATATCGAAAGTAATATCTCAATCCTATCTAGCGATAAACTCAAAGCCTTTCTTGATAAGTACTTAACGGGCGCTCCAACTAACACTGATTTAAAACAGTGGCTTGAATCGCCCTATGCACCATTACCTAATCTAGTAGATGCAGCGGTAGAGATATTTCAAAACAATCCAATAGAAGAGCTAAAGAGCGCTAAAAGCGCAGGAATATATGAAGCGCTTGATGAGTTGGATAAAGTAACTGCTTGGGTTGAGAGTGAAGGAAATAGAAATCGGGCGAGTGTATTGACCCTGGTTACTGGTGTTCCTGGAGCAGGGAAGACGTTGCTGGGTTTGGAGTTTGTACATCGGAACAAAAGAGGCCAGTTTCTATCTGGGAATGGCCCGCTGGTAGATGTCTTGCAATATGCTCTTGATGACAAAACGTTTGTTCGCGCGTTGAAAGACTTTAAACGCGAATATATGAAGCCACGTACAACCCCTCATACTAATTTGGTTGTTTTTGATGAAGCTCAGAGGATGTGGGACGAAAATAAAAACAAGAATTACCAAATGTCGGAGCCTTCTTGCATCATCAGGATCGCAGATAAAGATAAAGATAAAGATAAAACGCCTTGTCACTATGTCGCTCTAGTTGGAGAGGGACAAGAGATTTATGTAGGTGAAGAGGTGGGTATTTCTCTTTGGTGTGATGCTTTGAAAAGTAGTGAAGAGCCTTGGATTGTTTTTTGCCCACCAGCGTTAGAGCATCATTTTCAATTCATGAGCAGTAATCGTGTTCGAGTAAACCCATTGCTAAATTTAGATCAGTCTTTACGAGCTCATAGCGCAAGTTTATATCCTAAGTGGGTGGAAGGTGTTTTGAATGATAAGCCGGATGTTGCGCTGGCTAAGCAGACGATTAAAGACGGTTTTAATATCTATCTAACCAGAGATTTGGAAAAAGCCAAAAGATACTGTCTCAATAGATATCAAAACACCAACAAGAAGTATGGCTTGTTAAGTTCGTCAGACAACATCAAGTATAACAAACAACCATTGGGCCCATGGTTCCATGATGACGTTAGTTCTTCGACATCGTGTTGTAGTTTCCAGCGCACAATTAGTGAGTTTGATTGCCAGGGGTTAGAGCTTGATATGCCAGTGCTAATCTGGGCGAAAGACTTTCTCTACAATGGCAGTGGCTGGGTTCTTCATAAAGGCAATAGAAATGTTCAAAACCCTTTTCAAATTAAGCTTAATAGTTACCGGGTACTGATGACAAGAGGTAGAGATGGCGTAGTGTTTTATTTCCCTCAAGAGGCACTGTTCGACGAAACTTACGAATATTTCTTAAGTGCAGGAGCACAATGCCTATAA